Proteins from one Longimicrobium terrae genomic window:
- a CDS encoding ABC transporter ATP-binding protein, whose amino-acid sequence MSIHDTRETPAIRCRGLRKQFGDTVAVNGIDLEVRRGECFGLLGPNGAGKTTTIEILEGLQPKDGGEVQLLGMTWEHDAEAIRQRLGVQLQESEFSDRLTVEEIVAMFRSFYRQGATVRELIDFVQLGEKRGTQVRHLSGGQRQRLSVACALAGDPDILFLDEPTTGLDPQSRRQLWDVCEAFRARGGTILLTTHFMDEAEKLSDRIAVLDRGVIIALGTPDELIASLGGAHVIEFAATTVPPVARMEALPGVSRVHERDERWQLTVDEPHRSLPALLAELEKAGGTLTALTTHRATLEDVFLSLTGRALREQ is encoded by the coding sequence TTGTCCATTCACGACACGCGGGAGACGCCCGCCATCCGCTGCCGCGGGCTTCGCAAGCAGTTTGGCGACACGGTGGCGGTCAACGGCATCGACCTGGAGGTGCGGCGGGGCGAGTGCTTCGGGCTGCTGGGCCCCAACGGCGCCGGCAAGACGACCACCATCGAAATCCTCGAGGGCCTGCAGCCCAAGGACGGCGGCGAGGTGCAGCTGCTGGGGATGACGTGGGAGCACGACGCGGAAGCCATCCGCCAGCGCCTGGGCGTGCAGCTGCAGGAAAGCGAGTTCAGCGACCGGCTCACGGTGGAGGAAATCGTGGCCATGTTCCGCTCGTTCTACCGGCAGGGCGCCACGGTGCGCGAACTGATCGACTTCGTGCAGCTGGGCGAAAAGCGCGGCACGCAGGTGCGGCACCTGTCGGGCGGGCAGCGGCAGCGGCTTTCGGTGGCCTGCGCGCTGGCGGGCGACCCCGACATCCTCTTTCTGGACGAGCCCACGACGGGGCTGGACCCGCAGAGCCGCCGCCAGCTGTGGGACGTCTGCGAGGCCTTTCGCGCGCGCGGCGGAACGATCCTGCTCACCACGCACTTCATGGACGAGGCGGAAAAGCTGTCGGACCGAATCGCCGTGCTGGACCGCGGGGTGATCATCGCGCTGGGCACGCCGGACGAGTTGATCGCCTCGCTGGGCGGGGCGCACGTCATTGAGTTTGCCGCCACGACGGTGCCGCCGGTGGCGCGGATGGAGGCGCTTCCCGGCGTGAGCCGCGTGCACGAGCGCGACGAGCGGTGGCAGCTTACGGTGGATGAACCGCACCGCAGCCTGCCCGCGCTGCTGGCGGAGCTGGAAAAGGCGGGCGGCACGCTGACCGCGCTCACCACGCACCGCGCCACGCTGGAAGACGTGTTCCTGTCGCTCACCGGCCGCGCCCTGCGCGAGCAGTAG
- a CDS encoding M23 family metallopeptidase gives MRNRLSLRGAFIAAALIECGVLIALVAYLALTDRALRISVEPRTVPVVASTEGLVIPVAGVQAAELRNTWGAARSGGRAHKGVDIFAKEGTPVLAAAAGVLVNRDSNGVGGLSLYQRGADGRIVYYYAHLSGTRAGLKVGDLLAPGDVIGYVGRTGNVSGAAHLHFAAFTVTDPNRWWHGRDLNPYDLLKPAAAPAVSHPK, from the coding sequence ATGCGGAATCGGCTTTCTCTGCGCGGCGCGTTCATCGCGGCCGCGCTCATCGAGTGCGGCGTGCTGATCGCGCTCGTGGCGTACCTGGCGCTCACGGACCGCGCCCTGCGGATTTCGGTGGAGCCGCGCACGGTTCCCGTCGTCGCGAGCACGGAGGGGCTGGTGATTCCCGTCGCGGGCGTGCAGGCGGCGGAACTGCGGAACACCTGGGGTGCCGCGCGCTCCGGCGGCCGCGCGCACAAGGGCGTGGACATTTTCGCCAAGGAAGGCACGCCGGTTCTCGCCGCCGCGGCGGGCGTGCTGGTGAACCGCGACTCCAACGGCGTGGGCGGGCTTTCGCTTTACCAGCGCGGCGCGGACGGGCGCATCGTGTACTACTACGCGCACCTCAGCGGCACGCGGGCCGGCCTCAAGGTGGGCGACCTGCTCGCCCCGGGCGACGTCATCGGGTACGTGGGCCGGACGGGAAACGTGAGCGGCGCCGCGCACCTGCACTTTGCCGCCTTTACCGTTACCGATCCCAACCGCTGGTGGCACGGCCGCGACCTCAATCCCTACGACCTGCTCAAGCCCGCCGCCGCACCGGCTGTCTCGCATCCAAAGTAG
- a CDS encoding lysophospholipid acyltransferase family protein, with product MNKQVISAWVWLNAAIVILLWVPWMAIVYVCTVPFDPGRYTVGRWFRRAAMWVTAVNPMWNFSTTGFRIRDPRRPYVAVANHESFADIFLISHLPWEMKWLSKEAIFKIPLMGWMMRMAGDIAVRRGDVGSRRAALDACRDRLGKRVSVMIMPEGTRSQDGEIQSFHDGAFRLAIETGCPILPIAVAGTRAALNKGSWVMGRAHAIARVLEPVETTDLTLDDVAALRDRVRGMIVEARAGLLRELQTA from the coding sequence ATGAACAAGCAAGTGATCTCGGCCTGGGTGTGGCTGAACGCCGCCATCGTCATTCTGCTCTGGGTGCCGTGGATGGCCATCGTCTACGTGTGCACCGTCCCGTTCGATCCGGGCCGCTACACCGTGGGCCGCTGGTTTCGCCGCGCCGCCATGTGGGTGACGGCGGTGAACCCCATGTGGAACTTCAGCACCACCGGGTTCCGCATCCGCGATCCGCGCCGGCCGTACGTGGCCGTGGCCAACCATGAGTCGTTCGCCGACATCTTTCTGATCTCGCACCTGCCGTGGGAGATGAAGTGGCTGAGCAAGGAAGCCATCTTCAAGATCCCGCTGATGGGGTGGATGATGCGCATGGCCGGCGACATCGCGGTGCGCCGCGGCGACGTGGGCAGCCGCCGCGCCGCGCTGGACGCCTGCCGCGACCGGCTGGGTAAGCGCGTGTCGGTGATGATCATGCCCGAGGGAACGCGCTCGCAGGACGGCGAGATCCAGTCGTTTCACGACGGCGCCTTCCGCCTGGCGATCGAGACGGGGTGCCCCATTCTGCCCATTGCGGTGGCCGGGACGCGCGCCGCGCTCAACAAGGGCTCGTGGGTGATGGGCCGCGCGCACGCCATTGCCCGCGTGCTGGAGCCGGTGGAAACCACCGACCTCACCCTGGACGACGTGGCCGCCCTGCGCGACCGCGTGCGGGGGATGATCGTGGAGGCGCGCGCCGGGCTGCTGCGCGAACTGCAGACCGCCTGA
- a CDS encoding ABC transporter permease yields MTGTSALRELTLARIRAFIREPEALFWTFGFPIIMALGLGIAFREAPQQQAVVGVERGSAAERYLPALRADSTINLTILSADSAERAIRKGDVAVVLAGRETLVYRYDPARAESQSAQLIADRAIQRAAGARPAVAVEEDRTRRPGGRYIDWVIPGLIGMNLMSTGMWGMGFGLVQMRQKKQLKRMSATPMRKRDFLFAQILARLAFIALEVPPILLFAWLAFGVKLQGSFLALAGIVILGAMTFAGIGLLSSSRARTIEGVSGVLNLVMLPMFVLSGVFFPASRYPDVVQPLIQALPLTAMNNALRAVYNDGLGFSGYAGDLAILAAWMVVTFLLSVRLFRWQ; encoded by the coding sequence ATGACCGGCACCAGCGCACTGCGCGAACTTACGCTGGCACGCATCCGTGCGTTCATTCGCGAGCCGGAGGCGCTGTTCTGGACCTTCGGATTTCCCATCATCATGGCGCTGGGGCTTGGGATCGCGTTTCGCGAGGCGCCGCAGCAGCAGGCCGTCGTTGGCGTGGAGCGCGGCTCGGCGGCGGAGCGCTACCTGCCCGCCCTGCGTGCGGACAGCACCATCAACCTCACGATTCTGTCGGCGGACAGCGCGGAGCGGGCCATCCGCAAGGGCGACGTCGCCGTCGTGCTCGCCGGGCGCGAGACGCTGGTCTACCGCTACGATCCGGCGCGCGCGGAAAGCCAGAGCGCGCAGCTGATCGCGGACCGCGCCATCCAGCGCGCGGCGGGTGCGCGCCCCGCGGTGGCCGTGGAGGAGGACCGCACCCGGCGGCCGGGCGGGCGCTACATCGACTGGGTCATCCCCGGCCTCATCGGGATGAACCTGATGAGCACGGGGATGTGGGGGATGGGCTTCGGCCTCGTCCAGATGCGGCAGAAGAAGCAGCTGAAGCGCATGTCGGCCACGCCCATGCGCAAGCGCGACTTTCTGTTCGCGCAGATCCTGGCGCGGCTGGCCTTCATCGCGCTGGAGGTGCCGCCCATTCTGCTGTTCGCGTGGCTGGCGTTCGGCGTGAAGCTTCAGGGCTCGTTCCTGGCGCTGGCCGGAATCGTGATTCTGGGGGCGATGACGTTCGCGGGGATCGGGCTGCTGTCATCCAGCCGCGCGCGGACCATCGAGGGGGTGAGCGGCGTGCTGAACCTGGTGATGCTGCCCATGTTCGTGCTCAGCGGCGTATTCTTTCCCGCCAGCCGCTACCCGGATGTGGTGCAGCCGCTGATTCAGGCGCTGCCGCTGACGGCCATGAACAACGCCCTGCGCGCCGTCTACAACGACGGCCTGGGGTTCAGCGGCTACGCGGGCGACCTGGCGATCCTGGCCGCGTGGATGGTAGTGACCTTTCTGCTTTCCGTCCGCCTGTTCCGCTGGCAGTGA
- a CDS encoding nucleotidyltransferase family protein: MICGIVLSAGRSRRMGEPKALLRAGGETFLARAVRALREGGCDHVVVVTGPDSDPHARAVQDEARALGASVAVNPHANSQQADSLRAGLMALPDDAKAAAVSPVDIPDLSPALLRELVRAARRTGAPIALPLHEGKHGHPVLFARRMFAELCAPGLPDGARTVIHAHAAELAEVPVDALAPDLDTPDDLRRWRERA, encoded by the coding sequence ATGATCTGCGGTATCGTGCTCTCCGCCGGCCGTTCACGCCGGATGGGAGAGCCCAAGGCGCTTTTGCGAGCGGGCGGCGAAACGTTTCTGGCGCGCGCCGTCCGCGCCCTGCGCGAAGGCGGCTGCGACCACGTCGTGGTGGTCACGGGGCCGGACAGCGATCCGCATGCACGGGCCGTCCAAGACGAGGCCCGGGCGCTCGGCGCGTCCGTCGCCGTCAATCCCCACGCAAACTCGCAGCAGGCTGACTCGCTCCGCGCCGGGCTGATGGCCCTGCCGGACGATGCCAAGGCGGCCGCGGTATCCCCCGTGGACATCCCCGACCTGTCCCCCGCCCTGCTGCGCGAACTGGTGCGCGCGGCGCGGCGGACGGGCGCGCCCATCGCCCTTCCGCTGCACGAGGGAAAGCACGGGCACCCCGTTCTGTTCGCGCGGCGGATGTTCGCGGAGCTGTGCGCGCCGGGGCTGCCGGACGGCGCGCGGACCGTGATTCACGCCCACGCGGCGGAACTGGCCGAGGTGCCGGTGGATGCGCTCGCCCCCGACCTGGACACGCCCGACGACCTGCGGCGCTGGCGGGAGCGCGCGTGA
- a CDS encoding XdhC family protein: MTARLTLARALEHARAALDGGQAMASVAVLHGGSPGAPAPGERLCVWASAHEGTLGNANLDAAAIRIARAALAPGTRPAPHDIEADGIRCTVYVEPHLPPPELVILGAGHVARPLCRLGAMLGFRVIVLDDRPEFATRERFPEADEVRVPDFTDPFRGLKIGGGSYLVLVTRGHKYDFEALRDVLRRPERPAYVGMIGSRRRTRAALESLVREGIDDERLRAVHAPIGLDLRGETPDEIAVSIAAEIVMVRRGGTGQPLRDRERVAERWIRPGE, encoded by the coding sequence GTGACGGCGCGCCTGACCCTGGCCCGCGCGCTGGAGCACGCGCGCGCGGCGCTGGACGGCGGCCAGGCCATGGCCAGCGTGGCCGTGCTGCACGGAGGCTCGCCCGGCGCACCCGCGCCGGGCGAGCGGCTTTGCGTGTGGGCGAGCGCGCACGAGGGCACGCTGGGGAACGCGAATCTCGACGCGGCCGCCATCCGTATCGCACGGGCCGCCCTCGCACCGGGGACGCGCCCCGCCCCGCACGACATCGAGGCGGACGGCATCCGCTGCACGGTCTACGTGGAGCCGCACCTGCCCCCGCCGGAGCTGGTGATCCTGGGCGCCGGGCACGTGGCGCGGCCGCTGTGCCGCCTGGGGGCGATGCTGGGGTTTCGCGTCATCGTGCTGGACGACCGGCCGGAGTTCGCCACCCGCGAGCGCTTTCCGGAGGCGGACGAGGTGCGGGTGCCGGACTTCACCGACCCGTTCCGCGGGTTGAAGATCGGCGGCGGATCGTACCTGGTGCTGGTGACGCGCGGCCACAAGTACGACTTCGAGGCGCTGCGCGACGTGCTGCGGCGGCCGGAGCGCCCCGCGTACGTGGGGATGATCGGCAGCCGCCGGCGTACGCGCGCCGCGCTGGAGTCGCTGGTGCGCGAAGGGATCGACGACGAGCGGCTGCGCGCCGTGCACGCCCCCATCGGGCTGGACCTGCGCGGCGAGACGCCGGACGAGATCGCCGTTTCCATCGCGGCGGAAATCGTGATGGTGCGGCGGGGAGGGACGGGCCAGCCGCTGCGCGACCGCGAGCGGGTGGCGGAACGATGGATCCGGCCCGGCGAGTGA
- a CDS encoding TraR/DksA family transcriptional regulator, translating into MTVVEQLLAPAQRDMIRDELLRSLCKLERSLKASGEAARPRDLEQDTVGRLSRIEALQNAGFTKKLEAREQAQLEQIVAALHRLEEGSYGSCNGCGAPIPFERLSIFPETLACSTCTRGG; encoded by the coding sequence ATGACCGTAGTTGAGCAGCTGCTCGCCCCCGCGCAGCGCGACATGATCCGTGACGAACTGCTCCGCAGCCTGTGCAAGCTGGAGCGCAGCCTCAAGGCCAGCGGCGAGGCCGCGCGCCCGCGCGATCTGGAGCAGGACACCGTGGGCCGGCTGAGCCGCATCGAGGCGCTGCAGAACGCCGGGTTCACCAAGAAGCTGGAAGCGCGCGAGCAGGCGCAGCTGGAGCAGATCGTGGCCGCGTTGCACCGGCTGGAAGAGGGATCGTACGGCTCATGCAACGGCTGCGGCGCGCCCATTCCCTTTGAGCGGCTTTCCATCTTCCCGGAAACGCTGGCCTGCAGCACCTGCACGCGCGGCGGCTGA
- a CDS encoding sigma-70 family RNA polymerase sigma factor: protein MTAAPHADADYDALFRDVYPSLFRYLHRLTGDTDSAEDIAQESFVRLLGRSLPAGEARLWLFTVATNLFRDSARTRKRRERLLTATPWKPAALPAPNEAVEREHTVARVREALGRIPERDRQMLLMREEGFKYDEISRVVAVAPGSVGTLLARATRRFLAVYDGEPEEG, encoded by the coding sequence ATGACGGCGGCGCCCCACGCGGACGCGGACTACGACGCGCTCTTTCGCGACGTGTATCCGTCGCTCTTCCGCTACCTGCACCGGCTCACCGGCGACACGGACAGCGCCGAAGACATCGCGCAGGAATCGTTCGTGCGGCTGCTGGGCCGCTCGCTGCCGGCCGGCGAGGCGCGGCTGTGGCTGTTTACGGTGGCCACCAACCTGTTCCGCGACTCCGCCCGCACCCGCAAGCGCCGCGAACGGCTTCTGACGGCCACGCCGTGGAAGCCCGCCGCCCTCCCCGCGCCCAACGAGGCGGTGGAGCGCGAGCACACCGTGGCGCGCGTCCGCGAGGCGCTGGGCCGGATTCCGGAGCGCGACCGGCAGATGCTGCTGATGCGCGAAGAAGGCTTCAAGTACGATGAAATTTCCCGGGTGGTCGCCGTGGCCCCCGGATCGGTAGGCACACTGCTGGCGCGTGCAACACGCAGGTTTCTGGCGGTGTATGACGGTGAACCGGAGGAAGGATGA
- a CDS encoding DUF3072 domain-containing protein, whose protein sequence is MTDKRTADQAEQGNTIKDPDNWVTGGEPMTGAQRSYLHTLAEEAHVEVEDELTKAEASKKIDELREETGKGS, encoded by the coding sequence ATGACGGACAAGCGCACCGCCGATCAGGCCGAGCAGGGCAACACCATCAAGGACCCGGACAACTGGGTCACGGGCGGCGAGCCGATGACCGGCGCCCAGCGTTCCTACCTGCACACGCTGGCCGAAGAGGCCCACGTGGAGGTGGAGGACGAGCTGACCAAGGCCGAGGCCAGCAAGAAGATCGACGAACTCCGCGAAGAAACCGGCAAGGGCAGCTGA
- a CDS encoding TonB-dependent receptor — MFSALVLALLATAPAQDTARGVIRGTVQSEPSGLPIPLAVVEAQGRRRTMVGMTDSAGNYLLRVESGNQVFRVRHLEHAPIEMQVLVPAAGEVVLDVALQHRPITLAPVRVEEPRPDSVAASAVEVGLVIGHHTLDEGGTGLGGLGGMESESGGEALYVRGSASNLQLVLLDGAPVYAPFHMGGLIESFEPGAVASARLFLGGAPAQYDGGLSYVMDLTTRAGNRERHSISGGADMLSARAVVDGPLPSGARYLAYARTLHGYSLSRLEGQPFPYRFADGMVRLDAPVAGGALAFTAFGNREGVRLDTMRTDDDAFARWANQAGSLRWRGRIDGSDAEFTVAGGRFRGTVPLRDTTSRAFLLNTVQNRLRLGADFGRRAGPLRLRYGVGLDRTWLRHHASEPAAFRTLVKARSTGTATGAYLDATWQPSARVVLRGGVRGDGYSRGGLFTLAPRASAAWLVTDRATLTVAAGRYHQYVLTPRPLGAGVEPRNYADSARIPVALAVAGGSHLVLVLDQELLAGVRLGLEGFYKHFNGLPLPGTRGAHNSGVDVWVRRSAGDVTGWLGYSLGWAWNTLDSASAPTPFHGRQTLSAGVTGSVLRHTRVALRMAYGEGLAYTSGGPGGADAITGGSSLGGTPSDPVNLDTNAPLGGQGGGPFVRLDAELSRTFAPRVAGRIATLTPYLRVINALESRDALIYRYFGQNQEAGTLQSVATLPLVPVLGVNFRF; from the coding sequence ATGTTTTCCGCGCTCGTTCTTGCCCTTCTCGCGACCGCCCCGGCCCAGGACACGGCCCGGGGCGTTATTCGCGGTACGGTACAGAGCGAGCCGTCCGGCCTTCCCATCCCGCTGGCCGTGGTGGAGGCGCAGGGCCGCCGCCGCACCATGGTGGGCATGACGGACAGCGCGGGCAACTACCTGCTGCGGGTGGAATCGGGCAACCAGGTGTTTCGCGTGCGGCACCTGGAGCACGCGCCCATCGAGATGCAGGTGCTGGTTCCCGCCGCGGGCGAGGTGGTGCTGGACGTGGCGCTGCAGCACCGCCCCATCACCCTGGCGCCGGTGCGGGTAGAGGAGCCGCGCCCCGACAGCGTGGCCGCCTCGGCGGTGGAGGTGGGGCTGGTGATCGGCCACCACACGCTGGACGAGGGGGGCACGGGGCTGGGCGGGCTGGGGGGAATGGAAAGCGAGTCCGGCGGCGAGGCGCTGTACGTGCGCGGATCCGCCAGCAACCTGCAGCTGGTGCTGCTGGACGGCGCCCCGGTGTACGCCCCCTTTCACATGGGAGGGCTGATTGAAAGCTTTGAACCTGGCGCGGTCGCCTCGGCGCGGCTGTTTCTGGGCGGCGCCCCCGCGCAGTACGACGGGGGCCTTTCGTACGTGATGGACCTTACCACCCGCGCCGGCAACCGCGAGCGGCACAGCATCAGCGGCGGCGCCGACATGCTCAGCGCCCGCGCGGTGGTGGACGGGCCGCTTCCCAGCGGCGCGCGCTACCTGGCGTACGCGCGCACCCTGCACGGCTACAGCCTGTCGCGGCTGGAGGGCCAGCCCTTTCCCTACCGCTTCGCGGACGGGATGGTGCGGCTGGACGCGCCGGTGGCGGGGGGCGCGCTGGCGTTTACCGCGTTCGGCAACCGCGAGGGCGTGCGGCTGGACACCATGCGCACGGACGACGACGCATTCGCCCGCTGGGCCAACCAGGCGGGCTCGCTGCGCTGGCGCGGGAGGATCGACGGCAGCGACGCGGAGTTCACCGTGGCGGGCGGACGGTTTCGCGGCACCGTGCCCCTGCGCGACACCACCAGCCGCGCGTTTCTGCTGAACACCGTGCAGAACCGGCTGCGGCTGGGGGCGGACTTCGGGCGGCGCGCCGGGCCCCTGCGGCTGCGCTACGGCGTGGGGCTGGACCGCACTTGGCTGCGCCACCACGCCTCGGAGCCGGCGGCGTTCCGCACGCTGGTCAAGGCGCGCAGCACGGGAACGGCCACCGGCGCCTATCTGGACGCCACCTGGCAGCCGTCGGCGCGCGTGGTGCTGCGCGGCGGGGTGCGGGGCGACGGCTACAGCCGCGGCGGACTGTTCACCCTGGCCCCGCGCGCCAGCGCCGCCTGGCTGGTGACGGACCGCGCCACGCTGACCGTGGCCGCCGGGCGTTATCACCAGTACGTCCTTACGCCGCGGCCGCTGGGGGCGGGGGTGGAGCCGCGCAACTACGCCGACTCGGCCCGCATTCCCGTGGCGCTGGCCGTGGCCGGGGGAAGCCACCTGGTGCTGGTGCTGGACCAGGAGCTTCTGGCCGGGGTGCGGCTGGGGCTGGAGGGCTTCTACAAGCACTTCAACGGCCTGCCGCTGCCGGGAACGCGCGGCGCCCACAACTCCGGCGTGGACGTGTGGGTGCGGCGCAGCGCGGGCGACGTCACCGGGTGGCTGGGCTACTCGCTGGGGTGGGCGTGGAACACGCTGGACAGCGCCAGCGCGCCCACGCCGTTCCACGGACGGCAGACGCTGAGCGCGGGCGTGACCGGATCGGTGCTGCGCCACACCCGCGTGGCGCTGCGCATGGCGTACGGCGAGGGGCTGGCGTACACCTCCGGCGGCCCCGGCGGCGCCGACGCCATCACCGGGGGAAGCTCGCTGGGGGGAACGCCGAGCGACCCGGTGAACCTGGATACCAACGCGCCGCTGGGCGGGCAGGGGGGCGGGCCCTTCGTGCGGCTGGACGCGGAGCTCAGCCGCACCTTCGCCCCGCGGGTGGCCGGGCGCATCGCCACGCTCACCCCGTACCTTCGCGTGATCAACGCGCTGGAAAGCCGCGACGCCCTCATCTACCGCTACTTCGGGCAGAACCAGGAGGCCGGGACGCTGCAGTCCGTGGCCACCCTCCCGCTCGTGCCGGTTCTGGGTGTAAACTTCCGCTTCTAG
- a CDS encoding heavy-metal-associated domain-containing protein codes for MQSLSIEIEGMTCGHCVAAVRGALAGMQGVRVEEVKIGSARVEYDPAAVQPEQIAEAVRDEGYAAHPAAA; via the coding sequence ATGCAATCGCTCTCGATCGAGATTGAAGGAATGACCTGCGGCCACTGCGTGGCCGCCGTGCGTGGCGCGCTGGCGGGAATGCAGGGCGTGCGGGTGGAAGAGGTGAAGATTGGATCGGCGCGGGTGGAGTACGACCCCGCGGCCGTGCAGCCGGAGCAGATCGCGGAGGCCGTACGCGACGAAGGCTACGCCGCGCACCCCGCCGCGGCCTGA
- a CDS encoding XdhC family protein has protein sequence MNEDLAVFTAAEQAAREGRQTVLATIVRCKGSTPRGMGSKMLVDPERGLTGTVGGGCGEAEVIEAAAEVIRTGEPRLLRINLTEDLFSWSPAVCGGVFDVFLERV, from the coding sequence ATGAACGAGGACCTGGCCGTATTCACCGCCGCCGAGCAGGCCGCGCGCGAAGGGCGGCAGACCGTGCTGGCCACCATCGTACGCTGCAAGGGAAGCACGCCGCGCGGAATGGGGAGCAAGATGCTGGTGGATCCGGAGCGCGGGCTTACCGGCACCGTGGGTGGCGGATGCGGAGAGGCGGAGGTCATTGAAGCCGCCGCCGAGGTCATCCGCACCGGCGAGCCCCGGCTGCTGCGCATCAACCTGACCGAAGACCTGTTTTCGTGGAGCCCGGCCGTGTGCGGCGGGGTGTTCGACGTCTTTCTGGAACGCGTCTGA
- a CDS encoding anti-sigma factor family protein, which translates to MTHLDEGTLQELLDGEMPAGRGGPAEAHLASCPVCAAQMAELRAGGERMSALLGAGDAPAPMLRAQAEFHRRRRAGRPLARAGRGLSRAAAVMIAIAGAAVAAAAFPGSPVRAWVQENVLAGPPAPAAPAPAPAVATVPAPREVPATGVSILPDDGGVRVVVSGAAPELRVSARLSSAPQAQVRATGAAAGTARFRTSPGRIEVLNAGPGEVAVELPAGAESAFLEVNGRVYAAKDGESLRALVPAESGSADQPVFRAGP; encoded by the coding sequence ATGACACACCTGGACGAGGGAACGCTGCAGGAGCTTCTGGACGGCGAAATGCCGGCCGGGCGCGGCGGCCCCGCCGAGGCGCACCTTGCGTCGTGCCCCGTGTGCGCGGCGCAGATGGCCGAGCTGCGCGCGGGGGGCGAACGGATGTCGGCGCTCCTGGGCGCGGGCGACGCACCCGCCCCCATGCTGCGGGCGCAGGCTGAATTTCACCGCCGCAGGCGGGCGGGGCGTCCCCTGGCGCGGGCCGGCCGGGGGCTTTCGCGCGCGGCGGCGGTGATGATCGCCATCGCCGGCGCGGCGGTGGCGGCGGCGGCCTTTCCCGGCTCGCCCGTGCGCGCCTGGGTGCAGGAGAATGTGCTGGCCGGCCCGCCCGCCCCCGCGGCCCCCGCCCCCGCGCCGGCGGTGGCCACGGTCCCCGCGCCGCGCGAGGTACCGGCGACGGGGGTTTCCATCCTTCCCGACGACGGCGGGGTGCGCGTGGTGGTGAGCGGCGCCGCGCCGGAGCTGCGCGTGAGCGCCCGGCTGAGCTCCGCGCCCCAGGCGCAGGTGCGCGCGACGGGCGCCGCCGCCGGCACGGCGCGCTTCCGCACCTCGCCGGGACGCATCGAGGTGCTGAACGCCGGCCCGGGCGAGGTGGCGGTGGAGCTGCCCGCCGGCGCCGAAAGCGCCTTTCTGGAAGTGAACGGACGCGTGTACGCCGCCAAGGACGGGGAGTCGCTTCGCGCGCTCGTCCCCGCCGAAAGCGGCTCCGCGGACCAGCCGGTCTTTCGCGCCGGGCCCTGA